A section of the Cydia splendana chromosome 1, ilCydSple1.2, whole genome shotgun sequence genome encodes:
- the LOC134794456 gene encoding uncharacterized protein LOC134794456 yields MPLQVREGKNNEGYASLTPLGWCAHGKVYVPQGVRPPTQVESNLFISESEHTTDTSEGLDLLRRIHEEVRLSFKLDTLGVTCAPRQNAQDARAVVQLQQSAELRAGRWHVGLPWKEDHPSMPDSYPSALKRMKGIEKKMTKDSGFAERYRERVAHLLQNDYASELSDTQITDDYIDSFADEASAIKMVRNINSIHSAGGFEMRNWTSNSVSVLNSLPNQTLGTAAVRFKVDQQQQGERTLGLIWYPADDKLTFDLSLKRIPESIVNGDERPTKRLMLRVIMSIFDILGFLSPFTIQGRIMLQDTWRLNIDWNDYIPDAIYNKWRKWIDLLKVISDIRIPRCYQSAVRNHSRGDAESPSVRVSETADHRSAASAGTPSATLPLSTYAPGNGAPTSCATKAYESVAGATSATRTAKVGYNNLQLHVFCDSSTRAMCTVAYWRWQINGSIKVAFIASKCKVMPVKPLTIPKAELQAALLAARLANTIGKEHKIVPERRYFWCDSSTVLHWVRNNMRSYKTFEANRLGEIDELSRVDEWNYIPTKLNVADLATRESFDHAQLDKWFAGPNFLYEDVSLWPKDVILSQSDAASPECVAVVHEGSIGLAIPDPLRFSSWLRLKRATATVLAFIDRCKGIHGQVDCGTILIF; encoded by the exons ATGCCTTTACAAGTTAGAGAGGGTAAAAATAACGAGGGTTATGCTAGCCTCACTCCCTTGGGTTGGTGCGCTCATGGGAAGGTGTACGTGCCGCAGGGTGTCCGCCCGCCCACGCAGGTCGAGTCTAACCTTTTTATTTCAGAGTCGGAGCACACGACGGATACCTCAGAGGGTCTCGATCTGTTAAGGCGGATCCACGAGGAGGTCCGCCTGTCATTCAAGTTGGACACGTTGGGCGTGACGTGCGCGCCGCGGCAGAATGCGCAGGACGCGCGCGCGGTGGTGCAGCTGCAGCAGTCCGCTGAGCTGCGCGCCGGCCGCTGGCACGTCGGCCTGCCCTGGAAGGAGGACCACCCATCCATGCCTGACTCGTATCCTAGCGCTCTTAAAAGGATGAAAGGTATCGAAAAGAAAATGACTAAAGACTCTGGTTTTGCTGAAAGGTATCGGGAGCGCGTGGCTCACTTACTTCAAAATGATTACGCATCTGAACTGTCAGATACTCAG ATTACAG ATGACTACATAGACAGTTTTGCAGACGAAGCCTCGGCCATCAAAATGGTAAGAAATATAAATTCTATTCACAGTGCCGGCGGTTTCGAGATGAGAAACTGGACTAGCAACAGTGTCTCAGTTTTAAATAGTCTGCCAAATCAAACCTTAGGGACAGCGGCCGTAAGGTTTAAAGTCGATCAGCAGCAACAAGGTGAGCGTACTCTCGGGCTAATATGGTACCCAGCCGATGATAAGTTGACATTCGACTTATCATTAAAACGGATTCCCGAAAGTATTGTCAACGGTGATGAGCGTCCTACAAAGCGTCTTATGCTTAGGGTAATAATGTCTATTTTCGACATTTTAGGATTCTTATCTCCTTTTACCATTCAGGGTCGAATAATGCTACAGGATACCTGGCGGTTAAATATAGACTGGAATGATTACATTCCGGATGCTATTTACAACAAGTGGCGAAAATGGATTGACCTACTTAAGGTAATTAGCGACATACGTATACCAAGGTGCTATCAATCAGCTGTTCGCAATCACAGCCGCGGAGATGCCGAGTCTCCATCTGTGCGAGTAAGCGAGACAGCAGATCACCGGAGCGCAGCATCTGCTGGTACCCCGAGCGCGACGTTGCCGCTATCGACGTACGCGCCTGGCAACGGTGCGCCTACGTCATGCGCTACGAAGGCCTACGAATCCGTAGCAGGAGCTACAAGCGCTACGCGCACGGCAAAGGTAGGTTATAACAACTTACAATTGCATGTTTTTTGTGATAGTAGTACTCGGGCTATGTGTACTGTAGCTTATTGGCGTTGGCAGATAAATGGTAGTATTAAAGTTGCCTTTATTGCCAGTAAATGTAAGGTTATGCCTGTAAAGCCATTGACAATACCTAAGGCCGAGTTACAAGCTGCACTATTAGCCGCAAGGCTGGCTAATACGATAGGTAAGGAGCACAAGATAGTTCCCGAGCGGCGTTACTTTTGGTGCGACAGTTCGACTGTCTTGCACTGGGTGCGTAACAATATGCGCTCATATAAAACGTTCGAAGCGAACCGGTTGGGCGAGATCGATGAGTTATCCCGCGTAGACGAGTggaattatatacctacaaagCTAAATGTAGCGGATTTAGCTACGCGGGAGAGTTTCGATCACGCTCAACTAGATAAATGGTTCGCGGGTCCGAATTTTTTATATGAAGACGTATCCTTGTGGCCAAAAGATGTGATTTTGTCACAGTCAGACGCCGCGTCGCCTGAATGTGTTGCTGTCGTACATGAGGGTTCAATTGGACTGGCTATACCGGACCCATTGCGGTTTTCTTCTTGGCTACGCTTGAAGCGGGCCACAGCTACGGTACTAGCGTTTATCGACAGATGTAAAGGTATTCATGGTCAAGTCGACTGCGGcactattttaattttttaa